The Medicago truncatula cultivar Jemalong A17 chromosome 4, MtrunA17r5.0-ANR, whole genome shotgun sequence genome includes a region encoding these proteins:
- the LOC11412592 gene encoding receptor-like protein 9a: MTGLCKLKDLVELDISYNMFSAQLPECLSNLTNLNVLELSYNLFSGNFPSFISNLTSLAYLSLFGNYMQGSFSLSTLANHSNLQHLYISSQSIGANIETEKTKWLPKFQLKTLILRNCNLNKDKGSVIPTFLSYQYSLILMDLSSNKLVGLFPRWFIHSSMKYLDISINSLSGFLPKDIGIFLPSVTYMNFSSNNFEGNIPSSIGKMKKLESLDLSHNHFSGELPKQLATGCDNLQYLKLSNNFLHGNIPKFYNSMNVEFLFLNNNNFSGTLEDVLGNNTGLVFLSISNNSFSGTIPSSIGTFSYIWVLLMSQNILEGEIPIEISNMSSLKILDLSQNKLIGSIPKLSGLTVLRFLYLQKNNLSGSIPSELSEGSQLQLLDLRENKFSGKIPHWMDKLSELRVLLLGGNKLEGDIPIQLCRLKKIDIMDLSRNMLNASIPSCFRNMSFGMRQYVDDDDGPTFEFSISGYLPTISFNASLSIQPPWSLFNEDLQFEVEFRTKHYEYFYKGKVLENMTGLDLSWNNLTGLIPSQIGHLQQVRALNLSHNHLSGPIPITFSNLTQIESLDLSYNNLSGKIPNELTQLNFLSTFNVSYNNFSGTPPSTGQFGGFDEDSYRGNPGLCGPLLYQKCERVESSPSSQSNDNGEKETMVDMITFYWSFTASYITILLAFITVLCVNPRWRMAWFYYISKFMRKIFPTFPLY, from the coding sequence ATGACAGGACTATGCAAATTGAAGGATTTGGTAGAGCTAGATATCAGCTATAACATGTTTAGCGCGCAACTTCCCGAGTGTTTAAGCAACTTAACAAACCTGAATGTTCTTGAACTTAGCTATAATTTGTTCAGTGGAAATTTTCCATCCTTCATTAGTAATCTCACATCACTGGCATACTTATCCCTCTTTGGAAATTACATGCAAGGATCATTTTCATTGAGCACTTTGGCTAATCACTCCAATCTCCAGCATCTATATATTTCATCACAAAGCATTGGTGCAAACATTGAAACTGAAAAGACAAAGTGGTTACCCAAATTTCAATTGAAGACACTCATTCTTAGAAATTGCAACTTAAACAAGGACAAAGGAAGTGTCATTCCTACTTTTCTTTCATATCAATATAGTTTGATATTGATGGACCTATCCAGCAACAAATTGGTTGGTTTATTCCCAAGATGGTTCATACATTCTTCTATGAAATATTTGGATATATCAATCAACAGTTTAAGTGGTTTTCTTCCAAAAGATATTGGTATATTCCTTCCTAGTGTTACctatatgaatttttcatcaaataacTTTGAAGGAAATATACCTTCATCAATTGGTAAGATGAAAAAACTTGAGTCCTTGGACCTCTCTCATAATCATTTCTCAGGTGAGTTACCTAAACAACTGGCCACAGGTTGTGATAATTTACAATACTTGAAGCTCTCCAACAACTTTCTACATGGGAACATTCCTAAATTTTATAATTCCATGAATGTGGAATTTTTATTTCTCAATAATAACAACTTTAGTGGAACACTTGAAGATGTATTGGGAAATAATACAGGATTAGTATTTCTATCCATATCCAATAATTCATTCTCAGGAACAATTCCTAGCTCAATTGGGACATTTTCTTACATCTGGGTCCTTCTtatgtctcaaaatatattagaagGTGAGATCCCTATTGAGATTTCCAACATGTCAAGTCTTAAAATTCTGGATCTTTCTCAAAACAAGTTAATTGGATCAATCCCAAAGTTAAGTGGTTTGACAGTTCTTAGGTTCTTGTATTTGCAAAAGAATAATCTCTCTGGCTCGATACCATCTGAACTCTCTGAAGGCTCACAACTACAACTTCTAGATTTGAGGGAGAACAAATTTTCAGGTAAAATTCCCCACTGGATGGATAAGCTATCAGAGTTACGTGTTCTTTTACTAGGAGGGAACAAATTGGAAGGAGATATTCCAATTCAATTGTGTCGGTTAAAAAAGATAGACATAATGGACCTATCACGGAACATGCTCAATGCTTCAATACCATCTTGCTTCCGAAATATGTCATTTGGAATGAGGCAATACGTTGATGATGATGACGGTCCTACTTTTGAATTCTCAATATCCGGATATCTTCCAACGATTTCCTTCAATGCTAGTTTGTCGATTCAACCTCCATGGAGTTTGTTTAATGAAGATCTACAATTTGAGGTGGAGTTCAGAACAAAGCACTATGAATACTTTTACAAGGGTAAAGTTCTAGAGAATATGACTGGATTGGATTTATCATGGAATAACCTAACAGGTCTCATCCCTTCTCAAATTGGTCACCTTCAACAAGTTAGAGCCTTGAACCTATCACATAATCACTTGTCTGGTCCTATTCCAATTACTTTTTCAAATCTTACCCAAATAGAGAGCCTTGACTTATCATACAATAACTTGAGTGGTAAGATACCAAATGAACTAACCCAGTTGAACTTTTTATCAACCTTCAATGTATCATACAACAACTTTTCTGGAACACCACCTAGTACAGGACAGTTTGGAGGTTTTGATGAGGACAGTTACAGAGGTAATCCCGGTCTTTGTGGACCACTCCTCTATCAAAAGTGTGAACGTGTCGAGTCTTCACCTTCATCACAATCCAATGACAATGGAGAAAAGGAAACCATGGTGGACATGATAACATTTTATTGGAGTTTCACAGCATCTTACATAACAATACTATTGGCCTTCATAACAGTGTTGTGCGTCAATCCACGTTGGCGTATGGCCTGGTTTTATTACATCAGTAAGTTTATGCGTAAAATTTTTCCAACGTTTCCATTGTATTGA
- the LOC11419234 gene encoding beta-glucosidase 11 isoform X2, whose translation MMINSFAVMHSLAAVVLVSVVCVANAFTRNDFPPHFLFGASTSAYQVEGAANEDGRKASIWDTFAHAGNGGLYKGNGDIACDQYHKYKDDVQLMSKMGLDAYRFSISWSRLIPDGNGPINPKGLQYYNNLINELTNQGIQPHVTLNHWDLPQALEDEYGGWVSRRVIKDFTAYADVCFREFGDRVKHWTTVNEGNVCSMGGYDAGFLPPQRCSSSPIFNCSKGNSSTEPYLVTHHMLLAHASATRLYRKMYKVKQQGFIGFNLLVFGFVPLTNTSEDIIAAQRAQDFYLGWFLNPFIFGEYPATMKKNVGSRLPFFTSREANMVKGSLDFLGINFYYSFYVKNNAKSLQQKNRDYTADMAVELTPYTVNGTSTDEIPVIPWTLEGLLHSLKDIYGNFPIYIHENGQQTRRNSSLDDWTRVKYMHEYIGSLLDMLRNGLNIRGYFVWAFLDVFELLGGYEASYGLYYIDLEDPTLRRQPKLSSVWYSNFLNNRTTDSVITMKIEENSSLLSNTPLKNIAT comes from the exons atgatgataaattCCTTTGCTGTGATGCATTCGTTAGCTGCAGTTGTACTGGTATCAGTGGTCTGTGTAGCTAATGCATTCACAAGAAATGACTTCCCTCCTCACTTCTTGTTTGGTGCTTCAACTTCTGCTTATCAG GTAGAAGGTGCAGCAAATGAAGATGGCAGGAAGGCAAGCATATGGGATACCTTTGCACATGCTGGCAATG gAGGGCTATACAAGGGAAATGGTGACATTGCATGTGATCAATATCACAAATATAAG GATGATGTCCAACTAATGTCTAAAATGGGCTTAGATGCCTATAGATTTTCCATATCATGGTCAAGACTTATTCCAG ATGGGAATGGGCCAATAAATCCTAAGGGATTGCAGTATTACAACAACCTCATCAATGAACTAACAAACCAAG GAATCCAACCACATGTTACTTTAAATCACTGGGATCTACCACAAGCACTTGAAGATGAATATGGAGGATGGGTTAGTCGAAGAGTTAT AAAAGATTTCACAGCATATGCAGATGTATGCTTTAGAGAGTTTGGGGATAGAGTTAAACATTGGACCACAGTAAATGAGGGGAATGTGTGTTCAATGGGGGGCTATGATGCAGGATTTTTACCTCCTCAAAGGTGTTCTTCATCCCCTATATTTAACTGCTCCAAAGGAAATTCTTCAACTGAGCCATATTTGGTTACTCATCATATGTTGTTAGCACATGCATCAGCTACAAGACTGTACAGGAAAATGTATAAG GTCAAGCAACAAGGATTTATTGGGTTTAATCTCcttgtttttggttttgttccACTAACAAATACTAGTGAAGACATAATTGCCGCTCAAAGAGCACAGGATTTCTATCTTGGGTG GTTTCTGAATCCCTTCATTTTTGGAGAATATCCTGCCACCATGAAAAAGAACGTTGGCTCAAGGCTTCCTTTTTTCACCAGTAGGGAAGCGAATATGGTGAAGGGATCACTTGACTTCCTTGGAATCAATTTTTACTACTCATTTTATGTTAAGAACAACGCGAAAAGCCTGCAGCAAAAGAATAGAGATTACACTGCAGATATGGCTGTGGAGCTTACAC CCTACACTGTAAATGGTACATCTACAGATGAG atTCCAGTTATACCCTGGACTTTGGAAGGGCTCCTTCATTCATTGAAGGACATTTATGGCAATTTTCCGATTTACATTCATGAAAATG GTCAACAAACACGTAGGAATTCATCATTAGATGACTGGACAAGGGTGAAGTATATGCATGAATATATAGGGAGCCTGCTTGACATGTTGAG GAATGGGTTGAATATAAGAGGTTACTTTGTATGGGCCTTTTTGGATGTGTTTGAGTTACTAGGTGGATATGAAGCAAGTTATGGCTTATATTACATAGATTTGGAAGATCCAACCTTGAGGAGGCAACCTAAACTTTCTTCTGTTTGGTACTCAAATTTTCTAAACAACAGAACTACAGACTCAGTGATCACCATGAAAATTGAGGAGAATTCATCTCTACTCTCCAACACTCCCTTAAAGAATATTGCCACTTAA
- the LOC11419234 gene encoding beta-glucosidase 11 isoform X1 produces the protein MMINSFAVMHSLAAVVLVSVVCVANAFTRNDFPPHFLFGASTSAYQVEGAANEDGRKASIWDTFAHAGNGGLYKGNGDIACDQYHKYKDDVQLMSKMGLDAYRFSISWSRLIPDGNGPINPKGLQYYNNLINELTNQGIQPHVTLNHWDLPQALEDEYGGWVSRRVIKDFTAYADVCFREFGDRVKHWTTVNEGNVCSMGGYDAGFLPPQRCSSSPIFNCSKGNSSTEPYLVTHHMLLAHASATRLYRKMYKVKQQGFIGFNLLVFGFVPLTNTSEDIIAAQRAQDFYLGWFLNPFIFGEYPATMKKNVGSRLPFFTSREANMVKGSLDFLGINFYYSFYVKNNAKSLQQKNRDYTADMAVELTPYTVNGTSTDEIPVIPWTLEGLLHSLKDIYGNFPIYIHENDESLNFSGQQTRRNSSLDDWTRVKYMHEYIGSLLDMLRNGLNIRGYFVWAFLDVFELLGGYEASYGLYYIDLEDPTLRRQPKLSSVWYSNFLNNRTTDSVITMKIEENSSLLSNTPLKNIAT, from the exons atgatgataaattCCTTTGCTGTGATGCATTCGTTAGCTGCAGTTGTACTGGTATCAGTGGTCTGTGTAGCTAATGCATTCACAAGAAATGACTTCCCTCCTCACTTCTTGTTTGGTGCTTCAACTTCTGCTTATCAG GTAGAAGGTGCAGCAAATGAAGATGGCAGGAAGGCAAGCATATGGGATACCTTTGCACATGCTGGCAATG gAGGGCTATACAAGGGAAATGGTGACATTGCATGTGATCAATATCACAAATATAAG GATGATGTCCAACTAATGTCTAAAATGGGCTTAGATGCCTATAGATTTTCCATATCATGGTCAAGACTTATTCCAG ATGGGAATGGGCCAATAAATCCTAAGGGATTGCAGTATTACAACAACCTCATCAATGAACTAACAAACCAAG GAATCCAACCACATGTTACTTTAAATCACTGGGATCTACCACAAGCACTTGAAGATGAATATGGAGGATGGGTTAGTCGAAGAGTTAT AAAAGATTTCACAGCATATGCAGATGTATGCTTTAGAGAGTTTGGGGATAGAGTTAAACATTGGACCACAGTAAATGAGGGGAATGTGTGTTCAATGGGGGGCTATGATGCAGGATTTTTACCTCCTCAAAGGTGTTCTTCATCCCCTATATTTAACTGCTCCAAAGGAAATTCTTCAACTGAGCCATATTTGGTTACTCATCATATGTTGTTAGCACATGCATCAGCTACAAGACTGTACAGGAAAATGTATAAG GTCAAGCAACAAGGATTTATTGGGTTTAATCTCcttgtttttggttttgttccACTAACAAATACTAGTGAAGACATAATTGCCGCTCAAAGAGCACAGGATTTCTATCTTGGGTG GTTTCTGAATCCCTTCATTTTTGGAGAATATCCTGCCACCATGAAAAAGAACGTTGGCTCAAGGCTTCCTTTTTTCACCAGTAGGGAAGCGAATATGGTGAAGGGATCACTTGACTTCCTTGGAATCAATTTTTACTACTCATTTTATGTTAAGAACAACGCGAAAAGCCTGCAGCAAAAGAATAGAGATTACACTGCAGATATGGCTGTGGAGCTTACAC CCTACACTGTAAATGGTACATCTACAGATGAG atTCCAGTTATACCCTGGACTTTGGAAGGGCTCCTTCATTCATTGAAGGACATTTATGGCAATTTTCCGATTTACATTCATGAAAATG ATGAATCTTTGAACTTCTCAGGTCAACAAACACGTAGGAATTCATCATTAGATGACTGGACAAGGGTGAAGTATATGCATGAATATATAGGGAGCCTGCTTGACATGTTGAG GAATGGGTTGAATATAAGAGGTTACTTTGTATGGGCCTTTTTGGATGTGTTTGAGTTACTAGGTGGATATGAAGCAAGTTATGGCTTATATTACATAGATTTGGAAGATCCAACCTTGAGGAGGCAACCTAAACTTTCTTCTGTTTGGTACTCAAATTTTCTAAACAACAGAACTACAGACTCAGTGATCACCATGAAAATTGAGGAGAATTCATCTCTACTCTCCAACACTCCCTTAAAGAATATTGCCACTTAA
- the LOC11414269 gene encoding bifunctional monothiol glutaredoxin-S16, chloroplastic produces the protein MLCFSLLLTHSTDHSSMATIINLSSTQLLSYHHFPSFSPQNTPTLSLNFHPNSSTNLRPISLKPYHPRKPQSWLVAMAVKNLADTSPVTVSPENDGLTGEELPSGAGVYAVYDKNGELQFIGLSRNIAATVLAHRKSVPELCGSFKVGVVDEPDRESLTQAWKSWMEEHIKITGKVPPGNESGNATWVRPQPKKKADLRLTPGRHVQLTVPLEELVDKLVKENKVVAFIKGSRSAPLCGFSQKVIGILEKEGVDYESVDVLDEDYNYGLRETLKKYSNWPTFPQIFLNGELVGGCDILTSMNEKGEVAGLFKK, from the exons ATGTTATGCTTCTCACTTCTTCTAACTCACTCAACTGACCATTCATCAATGGCTACCATCATCAACCTTTCTTCAACACAACTCCTCTCTTATCATCATTTCCCATCTTTTTCTCCCCAAAATACCCCTACCCTTTCACTCAATTTCCACCCCAACTCCTCCACAAACCTACGCCCAATTTCCCTCAAACCCTACCATCCCCGAAAGCCTCAGTCATGGCTCGTCGCCATGGCAGTGAAAAACCTCGCCGATACTTCACCGGTGACTGTGTCACCGGAAAACGATGGACTCACCGGAGAAGAACTCCCGTCTGGTGCCGGAGTTTACGCCGTTTATGACAAAAACGGCGAGCTTCAGTTCATCGGATTGTCGCGTAATATTGCTGCTACTGTTTTGGCACACCGGAAATCGGTGCCAGAGCTTTGTGGTTCCTTTAAG GTTGGGGTAGTGGATGAACCTGACAGAGAATCTTTGACCCAAGCATGGAAGTCTTGGATGGAAGAACACATAAAGATCACTGGGAAAGTTCCACCTGGAAATGAATCCGGAAACGCCACTTGGGTAAGACCACAACCTAAGAAGAAGGCCGATCTTCGATTAACACCTGGTCGTCACGTGCAGCTAACTGTCCCTCTTGAAGAGCTTGTCGACAAGTTGGTAAAAGAGAATAAGGTGGTTGCATTCATCAAGGGATCCAGAAGTGCGCCGTTATGTGGATTCTCTCAGAAGGTAATAGGCATTCTTGAAAAGGAAGGAGTAGATTATGAGAGTGTAGATGTATTGGATGAAGATTACAACTATGGGTTGAGGGAGACACTTAAAAAGTATAGCAATTGGCCTACATTCCCTCAGATATTTTTGAATGGTGAACTTGTTGGTGGTTGTGATATATTAACCTCCATGAATGAGAAAGGTGAAGTGGCTGGTTTGTTCAAAAAGTAA